A single Rubrivivax gelatinosus IL144 DNA region contains:
- a CDS encoding DNA alkylation repair protein translates to MAEPFKNFISPALVAQMAARLAAAGPGFDAAAFERLAADGLDALELKARTLQLCAALEATLPEDFGAAADRLDAAMAGDDGLESWALWPVGEYVARRGLAHPERALATLHRLTQRFTAEFAIRPFIVEHPALVYATLARWAEDPDERVRRLVSEGTRPRLPWGLRLAALVADPSPSLPLLRRLQDDPSEFVRRSVANHLNDIAKDHPEIVVDWVREHLPGATRERRALLRHASRTLVKKGDAAMLALWGHGEDFVGDAVLELAPPRLAVGETLALSLTLASRTAVAQRLVVDYLVHHVKADGRRTPKVFKGWQLELPAGATLALARRHSMKPVTTRRYFAGAHRVDVQVNGRVVAGAEFELEL, encoded by the coding sequence ATGGCCGAACCGTTCAAGAACTTCATCTCCCCGGCACTCGTGGCGCAGATGGCCGCGCGCCTGGCGGCCGCCGGCCCGGGTTTCGACGCCGCCGCCTTCGAGCGCCTGGCCGCCGACGGGCTGGACGCGCTGGAGCTGAAGGCGCGCACGCTGCAGCTCTGCGCCGCGCTGGAAGCGACGCTGCCCGAGGACTTCGGCGCCGCCGCCGACCGCCTGGACGCGGCGATGGCCGGCGACGACGGGCTGGAGAGCTGGGCGCTGTGGCCGGTCGGCGAATACGTCGCACGCCGCGGCCTGGCCCACCCCGAACGTGCGCTGGCGACGCTGCACCGGCTGACGCAGCGTTTCACCGCCGAGTTCGCGATCCGGCCCTTCATCGTCGAGCACCCGGCGCTGGTCTACGCGACGCTCGCGCGCTGGGCCGAGGACCCCGACGAACGTGTGCGCCGCCTGGTCAGCGAAGGCACGCGCCCGCGCCTGCCCTGGGGGCTGCGGCTGGCGGCGCTGGTGGCCGACCCGTCGCCCAGCCTGCCGCTGCTGCGCCGGCTGCAGGACGACCCCAGCGAATTCGTGCGCCGCAGCGTCGCCAACCACCTCAACGACATCGCCAAGGACCACCCGGAGATCGTCGTCGACTGGGTGCGTGAACACCTGCCCGGCGCGACGCGCGAACGCCGCGCGCTGCTGCGCCACGCCAGCCGCACGCTGGTGAAGAAGGGCGACGCCGCGATGCTGGCGCTGTGGGGCCACGGCGAAGACTTCGTCGGCGACGCGGTGCTGGAACTGGCGCCGCCGCGGCTGGCGGTCGGCGAGACGCTGGCGCTGTCGCTGACGCTGGCCAGCCGCACGGCGGTGGCGCAGCGCCTCGTCGTCGACTACCTGGTGCACCACGTCAAGGCCGACGGCCGGCGCACGCCCAAGGTCTTCAAGGGCTGGCAGCTGGAACTGCCCGCGGGCGCGACGCTCGCGCTGGCCAGGCGCCATTCGATGAAGCCTGTCACGACGCGTCGCTACTTCGCCGGCGCGCACCGCGTCGACGTCCAGGTCAACGGCCGCGTCGTCGCCGGTGCGGAGTTCGAGCTGGAACTCTAG
- a CDS encoding riboflavin synthase translates to MFTGIVQGIATVAALADRPGLRSFTLRFPPGFADGLAIGASVAVDGVCLTVTELVGTDGARFDVMQQSLSLTTLGTLAEGSRVNVERAAKDGAEIGGHPLSGHVDFTATVAEVRQPENNHVLRIAVPAPWMRYVFPKGYIAINGASLTVAEADREAGWFEVWLIPETLRQTTFGEKAPGAALNVEIERATQVFVDTVRATLEERLGPLLPALESLLRERGLNPEALAGGAPKLPG, encoded by the coding sequence ATGTTCACCGGCATCGTCCAAGGCATCGCCACCGTCGCCGCGCTCGCCGACCGGCCCGGCCTGCGCAGCTTCACGCTGCGGTTTCCGCCCGGCTTCGCCGACGGCCTGGCGATCGGCGCCAGCGTCGCCGTCGACGGCGTCTGCCTGACCGTCACCGAACTCGTCGGCACCGACGGCGCGCGCTTCGACGTCATGCAGCAGAGCCTGTCGCTGACGACGCTGGGCACGCTGGCCGAAGGCAGCCGCGTCAACGTCGAACGCGCCGCCAAGGACGGCGCCGAGATCGGCGGCCACCCGCTGTCGGGCCACGTCGACTTCACCGCCACGGTGGCCGAGGTGCGCCAGCCCGAGAACAACCACGTGCTGCGCATCGCCGTGCCGGCGCCGTGGATGCGCTACGTCTTCCCCAAGGGCTACATCGCGATCAACGGCGCCAGCCTGACGGTGGCCGAGGCCGACCGCGAGGCCGGCTGGTTCGAGGTCTGGCTGATCCCCGAGACGCTGCGCCAGACGACCTTCGGCGAGAAGGCGCCGGGCGCCGCGCTGAACGTCGAGATCGAGCGCGCGACCCAGGTCTTCGTCGACACCGTGCGCGCGACGCTGGAAGAGCGCCTGGGCCCGCTGCTGCCGGCGCTGGAGTCGCTGCTGCGCGAGCGCGGCCTGAACCCCGAGGCGCTGGCCGGCGGCGCGCCCAAGCTGCCCGGCTGA
- the argG gene encoding argininosuccinate synthase — translation MSATILQTLPVGERVGIAFSGGLDTSAAVHWMRAKGAIPCAYTANLGQPDESDYDAIPKKALQYGAEKARLVDCRALLVAEGIAAIQCSAFHISTGGATYFNTTPLGRAVTGTALVVAMKEDDVNIWGDGSTYKGNDIERFYRYGLLANPALRIYKPWLDQTFIDELGGRKEMSEYLVANGFDYKMSVEKAYSTDSNMLGATHEAKDLEFLNKGLTIVNPIMGVAFWREDVEVKAETVSVRFEEGVPVAINGRTFANAVELFEEANRIGGRHGLGMCDQIENRIIEAKSRGIYEAPGMALLHIAYERLVTGIHNEDTIEQYRLNGRKLGRLLYQGRWFDPQCLMLRETAQRWVARAITGEVWIELRRGNDWSLLDTQSPNLTYAPERLSMEKVENAAFTPADRIGQLTMRNLDIADTREKLGVYSRTGLLGSTSDGAIPLLSSPEAE, via the coding sequence ATGTCTGCCACGATCCTCCAAACCCTGCCCGTCGGCGAACGCGTCGGCATCGCCTTCTCCGGCGGCCTGGACACCAGCGCCGCGGTGCACTGGATGCGCGCCAAGGGTGCCATCCCCTGCGCCTACACAGCAAACCTGGGTCAGCCCGACGAGAGCGACTACGACGCGATCCCGAAGAAGGCGCTGCAGTACGGCGCCGAGAAGGCGCGCCTCGTCGACTGCCGCGCGCTGCTGGTCGCCGAAGGCATCGCCGCGATCCAGTGCTCGGCCTTCCACATCAGCACCGGCGGCGCGACCTACTTCAACACCACGCCGCTGGGCCGTGCCGTCACCGGCACCGCGCTGGTCGTGGCGATGAAGGAGGACGACGTCAACATCTGGGGCGACGGCAGCACCTACAAGGGCAACGACATCGAGCGCTTCTACCGCTACGGCCTGCTCGCCAACCCGGCGCTGCGCATCTACAAGCCGTGGCTGGACCAGACCTTCATCGACGAGCTCGGCGGCCGCAAGGAGATGAGCGAGTACCTCGTCGCCAACGGCTTCGACTACAAGATGAGCGTCGAGAAGGCCTACAGCACCGACAGCAACATGCTGGGCGCGACGCACGAGGCCAAGGACCTGGAGTTCCTGAACAAGGGCCTCACGATCGTCAACCCGATCATGGGCGTGGCCTTCTGGCGCGAGGACGTCGAGGTCAAGGCCGAGACCGTCAGCGTGCGCTTCGAGGAAGGCGTGCCGGTGGCGATCAACGGCCGCACGTTCGCCAACGCCGTCGAGCTGTTCGAGGAAGCCAACCGCATCGGCGGCCGCCACGGCCTGGGCATGTGCGACCAGATCGAGAACCGCATCATCGAGGCCAAGAGCCGCGGCATCTACGAAGCCCCGGGCATGGCGCTGCTGCACATCGCCTACGAGCGCCTGGTCACCGGCATCCACAACGAGGACACGATCGAGCAGTACCGCCTGAACGGCCGCAAGCTCGGCCGCCTGCTCTACCAGGGCCGCTGGTTCGACCCGCAGTGCCTGATGCTGCGCGAGACCGCGCAGCGCTGGGTGGCGCGCGCCATCACCGGCGAGGTCTGGATCGAGCTGCGCCGCGGCAACGACTGGTCGCTGCTGGACACGCAGAGCCCGAACCTGACCTACGCGCCCGAGCGCCTGTCGATGGAGAAGGTGGAGAACGCCGCCTTCACGCCGGCCGACCGCATCGGCCAGCTGACGATGCGCAACCTGGACATCGCCGACACGCGCGAGAAGCTGGGCGTCTACAGCCGTACCGGGCTGCTGGGCAGCACCAGCGACGGCGCGATCCCGCTGCTGTCTTCGCCCGAGGCCGAATGA
- a CDS encoding c-type cytochrome has product MLPWWLAAVVAAVLVTVLGAVLGATGPAAAQDVAAGRTKAQACSVCHGTMGVAVHPEAPNLAGQPAAYLETQLRHYRNGQRQHPVMNVIAKPLSDSDIENLAAWFASIRVDAQGR; this is encoded by the coding sequence ATGCTGCCCTGGTGGCTGGCCGCCGTGGTGGCGGCCGTGCTGGTGACCGTACTGGGGGCCGTGCTGGGGGCCACCGGCCCGGCCGCGGCGCAGGACGTCGCGGCCGGGCGCACCAAGGCCCAGGCCTGCAGCGTCTGCCACGGGACCATGGGCGTGGCCGTGCATCCGGAGGCGCCCAACCTCGCCGGCCAGCCCGCGGCGTACCTCGAGACGCAGCTGCGCCACTACCGCAACGGCCAGCGCCAGCACCCGGTGATGAACGTCATCGCCAAGCCGCTGTCGGACAGCGACATCGAGAACCTGGCCGCCTGGTTCGCGTCGATCCGCGTCGACGCGCAAGGGCGTTGA
- a CDS encoding PQQ-dependent sugar dehydrogenase has protein sequence MPIRHPRPKPPRLACVAAAAAFVLAVPSAGAQTAIDKLKQFKVATTDLNIPQVPQTGRNADAIRQNLQRIKLPPGFSIELFAVVPDARHMAVAPSTNMLFVGTRKTTVWAVTDRNSDGVADEVKSFAPSLKFHNPNGVCWTKDGFLIVAEHNRVLNFPAAEFFYEGPDVAVIEVVGQGKLIPPEEESFNHGARTCRVGPDGKLYVTLGQPFNVPARDKLDLYRQWGIGGIVRMNAFDGSGREVFATGVRNSVGMDFNPKDGSLWFTDNQTDGMGDDIPTGEINRATKPGQFFGYPWKQGRTRITEFGYDKDPLPPNITDPQVYTDAHAADLGMAFYTGQAFPEKYRGGFFSAQHGSWNRTKPIGARVLFTSLKADGTADKTEVFAEGWLDASGIYRGRPVDVAMAKDGSLLISDDFAGAIYRVSYQAP, from the coding sequence ATGCCCATCCGCCACCCGCGCCCCAAGCCGCCGCGCTTGGCCTGCGTTGCCGCCGCCGCCGCGTTCGTGCTCGCCGTGCCGAGCGCCGGCGCGCAGACCGCGATCGACAAGCTCAAGCAGTTCAAGGTGGCGACGACGGACCTGAACATCCCGCAGGTGCCGCAGACCGGGCGCAACGCCGACGCGATCCGGCAGAACCTGCAGCGCATCAAGCTGCCGCCGGGCTTCTCGATCGAGCTCTTCGCCGTCGTGCCCGACGCGCGCCACATGGCGGTGGCGCCCAGCACCAACATGCTCTTCGTCGGCACGCGCAAGACGACGGTCTGGGCCGTCACCGACCGCAACAGCGACGGCGTCGCCGACGAGGTGAAGTCCTTCGCGCCTAGCCTGAAGTTCCACAACCCGAACGGCGTCTGCTGGACCAAGGACGGCTTCTTGATCGTCGCCGAGCACAACCGCGTGCTCAACTTCCCGGCCGCCGAGTTCTTCTACGAAGGCCCGGACGTCGCCGTCATCGAGGTCGTCGGCCAGGGCAAGCTGATCCCGCCCGAGGAGGAGAGCTTCAACCACGGCGCACGCACCTGCCGCGTCGGCCCCGACGGCAAGCTCTACGTCACGCTGGGCCAGCCCTTCAACGTGCCGGCGCGCGACAAGCTGGACCTGTACCGCCAGTGGGGCATCGGCGGCATCGTGCGCATGAACGCCTTCGACGGCAGCGGCCGCGAGGTCTTCGCCACCGGCGTGCGCAACTCGGTGGGCATGGACTTCAACCCCAAGGACGGCAGCCTCTGGTTCACCGACAACCAGACCGACGGCATGGGCGACGACATCCCCACCGGCGAGATCAACCGCGCAACCAAACCCGGCCAGTTCTTCGGCTACCCGTGGAAGCAGGGCCGCACGCGCATCACCGAGTTCGGCTACGACAAGGACCCGCTGCCGCCCAACATCACCGACCCGCAGGTCTACACCGACGCCCACGCGGCCGACCTGGGCATGGCCTTCTACACGGGCCAGGCCTTCCCCGAGAAGTACCGCGGCGGCTTCTTCTCGGCCCAGCACGGTTCGTGGAACCGCACCAAGCCGATCGGCGCGCGCGTGCTCTTCACCTCGCTGAAGGCCGACGGCACGGCCGACAAGACCGAGGTCTTTGCCGAAGGCTGGCTGGACGCCAGCGGCATCTACCGCGGCCGCCCGGTCGACGTGGCGATGGCCAAGGACGGCTCGCTGCTGATCAGCGACGACTTCGCCGGCGCGATCTACCGCGTCAGCTACCAGGCGCCGTGA
- a CDS encoding sigma-54-dependent Fis family transcriptional regulator, which yields MQQELCAADPALARRAAALVVEGGPPDTLILDSWARCAAAGLQAGAAVQVPVVDGGELARRRERAGGVRRLALAQMEALVPQIAGSNFLLAFADADGVILDLRTDSRFCMDDGDGIVTGSRWREADAGTNGLGTALASGQAVAVTGGEHFFERLGRISCTAAPVHDVDGSLAGVLDASSYVAARQRHTLALVRIAAVQMENALLRQRMRGRWVVALATRPEFLGTASEGLLAFDDAGRLLAANARAAQLLHGAAAAGTACEALLGERWEALVSRWRQDGAAPLRAAGGLALHAAAVARPPQALPRASRPAAVTAAPGVVADDPAVAEAFRLVEAAVRITAPILIQGETGCGKELLARHAHVASGRRGHFVAVNCGALPEGLLEAELFGHVGGAYTGARREGSVGLVASADGGTLLLDEIGELPLAQQAALLRFLDDGLVRPVGGTASRRVDVQLLAATHVPLAEAAAARRFRPDLLYRLDTVRVELPPLRRREDFCAAVRSVLATLDGASRIDDEAVARLARHDWPGNFRELRSLLTRALLRRGGGRLGLADVEPLLPPLAPAAGSALQQQASERVRRVFERCGNVSRTARELGISRTTVYRHLRAPLAR from the coding sequence ATGCAACAGGAGCTCTGCGCGGCCGACCCGGCGCTGGCCCGCCGCGCCGCCGCCCTGGTGGTCGAGGGCGGCCCGCCCGACACGCTGATCCTCGACAGCTGGGCGCGCTGCGCCGCCGCCGGGCTGCAGGCCGGCGCCGCGGTGCAGGTGCCGGTGGTCGACGGCGGCGAACTGGCGCGGCGCCGCGAGCGCGCCGGCGGCGTGCGCCGGCTGGCGCTGGCGCAGATGGAGGCGCTGGTGCCGCAGATCGCCGGCTCGAACTTCCTGCTCGCCTTCGCCGATGCCGACGGCGTGATCCTCGACCTGCGTACCGACTCCCGTTTTTGCATGGACGACGGCGACGGCATCGTCACCGGCAGCCGCTGGCGCGAGGCCGACGCCGGCACCAACGGCCTGGGCACCGCGCTGGCCAGCGGCCAGGCGGTGGCGGTGACCGGGGGCGAGCACTTCTTCGAGCGCCTGGGCCGCATCTCCTGCACCGCCGCACCGGTGCACGACGTCGACGGCTCGCTGGCCGGCGTGCTCGACGCCTCGTCCTACGTCGCCGCACGCCAGCGCCATACGCTGGCGCTGGTACGCATCGCCGCCGTGCAGATGGAGAACGCGCTGCTGCGCCAGCGCATGCGCGGCCGCTGGGTCGTGGCGCTGGCGACGCGGCCCGAGTTCCTGGGCACCGCCAGTGAAGGCCTGCTGGCCTTCGACGACGCCGGCCGGCTGCTGGCGGCCAACGCGCGCGCGGCGCAGCTGTTGCACGGCGCCGCCGCCGCGGGCACGGCCTGCGAGGCGCTGCTCGGCGAACGCTGGGAGGCGCTGGTCTCGCGCTGGCGCCAGGACGGCGCGGCGCCGCTGCGCGCGGCCGGCGGCCTGGCGCTGCACGCCGCCGCGGTGGCGCGCCCGCCGCAGGCGCTGCCGCGGGCCTCCCGCCCCGCCGCCGTCACCGCCGCGCCGGGCGTCGTCGCCGACGACCCGGCAGTGGCCGAGGCCTTCCGCCTCGTCGAGGCGGCGGTGCGCATCACGGCGCCGATCCTGATCCAGGGCGAGACCGGCTGCGGCAAGGAGCTGCTGGCGCGCCACGCGCACGTCGCGAGCGGGCGGCGCGGGCACTTCGTCGCCGTCAACTGCGGTGCCTTGCCCGAGGGCCTGCTGGAGGCCGAGCTCTTCGGCCACGTCGGCGGCGCCTACACCGGCGCGCGCCGCGAGGGTAGCGTCGGCCTGGTGGCCAGCGCCGACGGCGGCACGCTGCTGCTCGACGAGATCGGCGAGCTGCCGTTGGCGCAGCAGGCGGCGCTGCTGCGTTTCCTCGACGATGGCCTGGTGCGGCCGGTGGGCGGCACGGCCAGCCGGCGCGTCGACGTGCAACTGCTGGCCGCGACCCACGTGCCGCTGGCCGAGGCCGCCGCGGCACGGCGTTTCCGCCCCGACCTGCTGTACCGGCTGGACACGGTGCGTGTGGAGCTGCCGCCGCTGCGCCGGCGCGAGGACTTCTGCGCCGCGGTGCGCAGCGTGCTGGCGACGCTGGACGGCGCCTCGCGCATCGACGACGAGGCCGTCGCCCGGTTGGCGCGGCACGACTGGCCGGGCAACTTCCGCGAACTGCGCTCGCTGCTGACGCGCGCGCTGCTGCGCCGCGGCGGCGGGCGGCTGGGGCTGGCCGACGTCGAGCCGCTGCTGCCGCCGCTGGCGCCCGCCGCGGGCTCGGCGCTGCAGCAGCAGGCCAGCGAACGCGTGCGCCGCGTCTTCGAACGCTGCGGCAACGTCAGCCGCACGGCGCGCGAGCTGGGCATCTCGCGCACGACGGTCTATCGCCACCTGCGCGCACCGCTGGCGCGCTGA